The window GGCGACACGGGTCGAAACACGGTCACATGTTCGGAGACGTTTCAGGGTCGCTGGCATCTGAACGGCGATCTCGATGCGGTGACCGGCTCCGCGCTGTCGACGATGTTGGAATCCTGGATCGATGCTGGCGTACGGGCCGGGGCGATTCGCCCCGACGATTCGCGGCCTCGGGCCGCCCATCGCGCTGACGCCCTGGCGGCGCTGGTCGCGGCTGGCTCCCATGCCCAACCCGGTTCCGCCCAGTCACGAGCCCACGTGAACGTGTCCTGGGACGCCGATGACATGTTCGGCAAGGAGGTCACCGATCTGGCCGAGGTCGGTCGGCGCCGTTGCCTGCTCGACGGTGGCACCGCCCTGGCCAGAGCGATCGCGGACCAGTTGATGTGCGACGCCGAGATCACCGACCTGTTGGTGCGTTTCGGCCTAGACGGGTCCAGAGAGATCCTGGGCGCCACCCACACCCGCCGGTACCCGACCCGCCGAGAGCGTGCCGTGTTGGACCAACGGGATCGAGGCTGTGTGTTCCCCGGATGTGACGCACCACCCAACTGGTGTCACGCCCACCACACCGTGCCCTACGAGATCGGCAGACGGACCCGCCTCGACGAGTTGGTGCTGCTGTGTCCCTTCCACCACCGAGCCGTGCACAACGGGTTCGTGCTGTCACGATCGGTGACCGGCCACGTCCGGGTAGCCAGACCCGACGACACAGAACTGCAAAGCGCCGTGCCCGACACCCCACCCGACCTGGTCCGGGGGCGCAAGACCCCGGTCGGGCCGCCGCGATCCCGTTTCGCCCCGGTACTGACCCGGAGACCACCGCCAATCTGGCAGCCCGCCGAACCCGAGCCATTCGACCCGATCGAAGAAGCCCGCATGGACAAGGCCCTCCAGAAGCGCATCCAAGACCTCATGCCTCCCGAAGCCGCCTGACCCTCTGTCACCCCCTGGCCTGGCTAATCACCAGGAGTGACAACGCCGTTCTCGAAGGCGAACGCGGTGGCCGCCGCCCGGGAGGTGACTCCGATCTTGACGAAGATGTTGGACAGGTGCCGCGACACCGTCTTTACCGAGAGGTAGAGCGCCTCGGCCATCTCCGCGTTGGTCATACCGGTGGCCAGGAGCCGCAGGACCTCCACCTCTCGTTGGGTGAGTCCTGCTGGGAGCGACGTGGGCATGGCACCCCCACCAGCGATGCTCGCGTCCAACGACGCGCCGATCTCGTCGAAGGTGGCTGATGCCTCCGCGAAAGCGGCGACGGCACCTCGGTCGTCGCCGGAGTTGCGCAACGCCAGGCCCAGCAGGGTCCGGGTCGTGGCCACCTCGTAGGGAACACCGAGCATCTGCCACGCTCGACAGGCTTCACCAATCGTGCTCACCGCGCTCGGGTCACCGGTCGCCAGCTGTACCCGGCCTCGGGTGCTGCGTGCGGTCGCGCTCAGATAAGTCGACGGATAGGCCTCGGAGATCTGGTCCAACTCGACGGCGGCCGCCTCGGCCGCGTCCAGGTCGCCGCCCGCTATCGCAACCTGGACGAACACCGGCAACAACTTGGCCTTGGCCAGCGGTGACGGCCCGCAACCGGCCCGGCAACGGTCGACCGTGGCCCGGGCCTCCTGGGTGCGGCCCTGTGCCAGCAGCACCAGCGCGTAACCGCCACACAACCCTCCCGCCATCTCGCTGGCCTTGGCAAACGCGTCGGCAGCGGCGTCGAGATCACCGAGGCGTCGGAGGATGTCGCCCACCTCCTGGTAGGCAGCCGCCGCGTTCGGAAGGTGGCTGGCGGTCAGTTCCTCTCCGGCCCGGCGAGCCTCCTCTGCGGCCTCGGCCAGGGCCCCACGCTGCTTGAGCACCACCGCGTGATGGACGCGGCAGATCCCGGGAAAGATCGCCCTCGGGTGCTGTTCGGACCACCGGGCCGTGGCATCGGTCCACTCCGAGGCCCGTGCCAGGTCACCAAGCCCCCCGCGCTAATCAGCCCAGGTGCCCCGGACTCCTGGGCCGGTCTCCGGACCGCCCGGTGCGGCTCCAGCACCAGACGGGCACGACGCAGCCACGCCTGGGCGATCCGGGGTCGGGCTCTGAACAGGTGGTGTTCGTAGAGCCACACCGCGCACTGGCCTGATCGACGGGCCTCCCCGACCGCCGTCCAAGCGGCGAACGCCGCTTCGCGGTTCGAGATGCAGTCCTCCAGGTTCCCCAGCCACCACGCCGCTTCGGCCAACAGGTCGAGCCGCTCGGCCTCGCTGACCGGGTCGGCGAAGGAGCCGTCCCGCGCCCCGTCGAAGGCGGCCTGCCAGTCGTAGTGCTCCATCGCCTCACGCAGGACGGACAGCTGTTCCAGGGACATGTGACCTCGCCCGAACCGGTTGCGGGTGCTCACTGTATGGAGCCGGGAGGACAGGTGGTGGCCCGTCAGCTCGGAGCGGTCGACGCGGCCGGGGAACCGTGTCCGGCGATCATGTGGCGGGCAGAAGCTGCGCTCCCAGATGGGCGAGAACCGGGTGAAGGTCGGCGGCCGGGCTGAACTCCAAGAAGGTGACACCCTCGTCGGTCCAGCCGGTGTGGCCGGTCGGCCAGTGATAGGCATCGCCGGCACGGCAGGTCTCCTCGGTACCGTCGGCGTAGCGGATCGTGATCGATCCGTCGATCACGTAGCCCGAGTGCGGGCACTGGCACCTGTCATCGGGCAGCCCCACGAACAACGGGGTGAAGTCGACCCCGGCGGGCAAGCTGATCCAACGGACCAACTGGTCGCCCCACTCGACTCCGCGGGTCCTGATCTCTCCGACCTCCATCTCGCTGGGGATCTCATCAAAAGGTGCGTGCATGGCGTTCTCCTGTGGTTTGGTGCCGGGCTGATCCCGGCGGCATCCATCAGCATCTGCTCGCCCGGCCCCGCCCCGCATCGGGCACGAACCGCAATCGGACCGAGTCCGCCCGAGGGTCGTGGGGTGAACAACCCATGACGGCGTCGATCGCCCCAGTCACAATTGGGGCACATGCCCGACGCTCGACACAGTCTCGGTTGCCCATGATGTGGGCATGTCCGACCAAGGCAGCCCCGGCGTGGATGAGCTGATCAAAGCCGGGCGCGACCGCGAGGCCGCGCGGCTGGGAGCAAAGTCGACTGGACGAACCCAAACAGTGCGAACCCAAACAGTGCGAACCCAAGGAGATCTGATGGAACCGCTCGCTCAACTCAACGATCTGATGCCGACCCTCGGCGCGCTGGTCGAGACCGTGACCCCAGCCGACCTGGACAGGGCGACGCCGTGCACCGAATTCACGGTCAGGGGCGTCCTCGAGCACATGGTGAGCGGTGCCTCCGCCTTCGCCGCCGGATACCGCGGCGATGCCCCGCACGACTTCGACACGACCGATGTGGTGGCGGCATGGGGTCAGGCGATGACCGAGTTGGGCGAGGCGGTCAGCGCCGAGGGCGCCCTCGGTCGATCCATCGAAGCTCCGTTCGGCACGGTGCCTGGCGACACGTTCGCCCGGTTCATCGCCCTCGACGGTTTGGTCCATGGTTGGGACATCTCCCAGGCCATCGGAGGCAGCTACCAGCCCTCAGATGACCTGGTGGCAGCGGCCGACGAGTTCGCTCGAGGCGCGATCGAACCTCTGCGGGGAGCTGCCTTCGCGCCGGCCGTCGAGCCACCGACCGGCGCAGATGCCATGACACGGTTGGCGGCGTTCACCGGCCGGCAGGTCTGATCACACTTAGAACCCCGGCCAAGCCTGTGACTCGCGCCCACGAGACAGTTATCCAGGAGGGCCGACCCGACGATGGCGTCGTTACGGCCAGCCTCTCACCGATCACGCCTTTGGACGTTCCCAGCCCGAATGACCCAACCCCTGCTTG is drawn from Microthrixaceae bacterium and contains these coding sequences:
- a CDS encoding TIGR03086 family protein, which produces MEPLAQLNDLMPTLGALVETVTPADLDRATPCTEFTVRGVLEHMVSGASAFAAGYRGDAPHDFDTTDVVAAWGQAMTELGEAVSAEGALGRSIEAPFGTVPGDTFARFIALDGLVHGWDISQAIGGSYQPSDDLVAAADEFARGAIEPLRGAAFAPAVEPPTGADAMTRLAAFTGRQV
- a CDS encoding DUF222 domain-containing protein, yielding MELGGFDPGERGDGGNSANGVEQALVLLGELLGASVGDLTDGEVVDALVGVVELSGRLDSLVARLAASFDTRGLAMTDGARSTAGWLAARSELSRPVAGGLVATGRALRACPVVDAAAACGRLGSAKVRLLVEARKGVEDLFGEHEADLVDLITGLTVAQARVAVAHWRRLALATAGKDDGPEPSGDTGRNTVTCSETFQGRWHLNGDLDAVTGSALSTMLESWIDAGVRAGAIRPDDSRPRAAHRADALAALVAAGSHAQPGSAQSRAHVNVSWDADDMFGKEVTDLAEVGRRRCLLDGGTALARAIADQLMCDAEITDLLVRFGLDGSREILGATHTRRYPTRRERAVLDQRDRGCVFPGCDAPPNWCHAHHTVPYEIGRRTRLDELVLLCPFHHRAVHNGFVLSRSVTGHVRVARPDDTELQSAVPDTPPDLVRGRKTPVGPPRSRFAPVLTRRPPPIWQPAEPEPFDPIEEARMDKALQKRIQDLMPPEAA
- a CDS encoding response regulator transcription factor; its protein translation is MLKQRGALAEAAEEARRAGEELTASHLPNAAAAYQEVGDILRRLGDLDAAADAFAKASEMAGGLCGGYALVLLAQGRTQEARATVDRCRAGCGPSPLAKAKLLPVFVQVAIAGGDLDAAEAAAVELDQISEAYPSTYLSATARSTRGRVQLATGDPSAVSTIGEACRAWQMLGVPYEVATTRTLLGLALRNSGDDRGAVAAFAEASATFDEIGASLDASIAGGGAMPTSLPAGLTQREVEVLRLLATGMTNAEMAEALYLSVKTVSRHLSNIFVKIGVTSRAAATAFAFENGVVTPGD
- a CDS encoding cupin domain-containing protein, with the translated sequence MHAPFDEIPSEMEVGEIRTRGVEWGDQLVRWISLPAGVDFTPLFVGLPDDRCQCPHSGYVIDGSITIRYADGTEETCRAGDAYHWPTGHTGWTDEGVTFLEFSPAADLHPVLAHLGAQLLPAT